The window AGATGGAAAAAGCCATTGTCCAGAAGAATACAGCCGAATTGAAGATATTGAAAAGGTTGCCAATGTGTTACTACAATCTATTTTTAAATTAGACAATCTGTTAAATTAGGAGGAAATCTTATGAATGAGCATGCATATGATGTTGCCATAATTGGTGGAGGAACCATGGGGATCGCAACAGCTTATTACTTAGCAAAGAGAAATCAAAAAGTCTTAGTGATCGACCAATATTCTATTCCCAATCTATTTGGAAGTCATCACGGAGAAACGCGCATTTTGCGTTTGGGTTACGGAAATGGAGGTACATATGTTCCGTTAGTAAAAGAATCTTTAGATCTATGGAAAGAACTCGAAAATGAAACAGGTAAAACATTATTTAATCAAACAGGTGCAATTTCCGTCGGATATCCTGACTCTGATTTTGTAAAAGAAACAATTGATAGTTCCATTAAATACAATCTTGCGTATGAAGAACTCGATGCAAAAGGTTTGATGGAAAGATGGCCGGGTATTACTGTCCCTGAAGATTATGTAGCTTGTTATGATCCACATTCAGGTTTTCTTTATAGTGAGGAATGTGTTTTAACATATAAAGAGGAATGTGAGAAATTAGGTGTCACAATCCTTGAGAATCAACGAGTGGAAGATATCCAAGTATCTGATGTGGAAGTGAAAGTTATAACAGCAGCCAATGATACTTTAATAGCCCGAAAAGCTGTTGTTACTGCAGGTGCGTGGATACCCAAATTATTACCTGAGCTTCAATTGGAAATTAAACCGCTTCGCAAAACATTTGGATGGTTTGAAACATCGGAAGAGGATTTATACGGAAGCCAATTCCCGTGTTTTGTTTTTGATACGCATAACGTTGGACATTATTACGGTTTTCCAGACTATAACGGACAAGGATTAAAAGTAGGACGGATGGATTTGGGCGAAGAAGTAGATCCGGATGAATTGAATCGTGACTTTTTCAGTACTCCGAAAGAAGAAGAAGACTTACGTTCTTTCTTAAGTCGTTTTTTACCTCAAGCAAATGGTCGTTTAAATGATGGAAAGGTTTGTCTATTCTCTATGACGCCCGATGAGGATTTTATTATTGATTTTCATCCGGAACATAGCAATCTAATTTTTGCAGGTGGATTTTCGGGCCACGGATTTAAATTTGCAAGTGCTATTGGAAAAACATTGTCAGAATTAGCGATTGAAGGGAAATCAGAACAAGACATTTCATTTTTAAGACTTAATCGATTCTATAATGTTAGTGAATCGATATAAGAGCATTTAATAAGAAGATTAATATAGAAGTATTAAAATGATCATGGATTTCATGGTCATTTTTTTCCTCTAAATCAAGTTGGTCATTTAGTGAAAATTAAGTTTTAACTTAAAACGGGGGATTGGAATTTGAAATTAATTAAAAAAGATGAATTACATACGGCCAAATGGAGCGGTGGAAGCACAACAGAAATCATGATCTACCCACCAGAAGCTTCATACGTTGGGAGACAATTTGAATGGAGAGTTAGCATAGCGACGATCGAGGAAGAACAGACTATTTTTACAAAATTAAAAGGGTTTAATAGACAAACAATGGTGCTTGAGGGAACTCTAAAACTTAACTACCTAGAACAGAGCAGCGTGAATTTAACCC is drawn from Lysinibacillus sp. SGAir0095 and contains these coding sequences:
- the solA gene encoding N-methyl-L-tryptophan oxidase: MNEHAYDVAIIGGGTMGIATAYYLAKRNQKVLVIDQYSIPNLFGSHHGETRILRLGYGNGGTYVPLVKESLDLWKELENETGKTLFNQTGAISVGYPDSDFVKETIDSSIKYNLAYEELDAKGLMERWPGITVPEDYVACYDPHSGFLYSEECVLTYKEECEKLGVTILENQRVEDIQVSDVEVKVITAANDTLIARKAVVTAGAWIPKLLPELQLEIKPLRKTFGWFETSEEDLYGSQFPCFVFDTHNVGHYYGFPDYNGQGLKVGRMDLGEEVDPDELNRDFFSTPKEEEDLRSFLSRFLPQANGRLNDGKVCLFSMTPDEDFIIDFHPEHSNLIFAGGFSGHGFKFASAIGKTLSELAIEGKSEQDISFLRLNRFYNVSESI